The following proteins are encoded in a genomic region of Thermogemmata fonticola:
- a CDS encoding P-loop NTPase family protein: MSRLYNAMTGTDAAAPVPAVSMAPDDGVWENSPEEVPYIEIGGPEGPVGTVVASSAGSVASTSRGSGAAGFSRTGPTPQTRPYPRLADASPPLYLSVRFHDFPAARQSDAPQPSEPDASLVVFHQPQHPISTEYKEVWEAIVQQCRGNASHLLHFVAPASEAGTTTVILNLAIQAARQRGRIVVVDAHGERPAVAARLGMPSAPGLSDVLVGQCPLTLALQPTGIERLHVLSAGEASPVPPEAVGRSLPLVLSQLRQWYDWVLVDGGVWGENPQRDALCAGADSLYVVARDADVFGAAVSDLRVQVRRLGGQARGAIATRLA; the protein is encoded by the coding sequence ATGAGCCGGCTTTACAACGCTATGACTGGAACGGATGCTGCCGCTCCTGTGCCTGCCGTTTCGATGGCGCCCGACGACGGGGTATGGGAGAACAGCCCGGAAGAGGTGCCGTACATCGAAATAGGCGGACCGGAAGGTCCGGTCGGCACCGTGGTCGCATCTTCAGCCGGTTCAGTCGCCTCGACTTCCCGCGGCAGCGGTGCGGCTGGGTTTTCCCGGACCGGTCCAACTCCTCAGACCCGGCCTTACCCCCGATTGGCCGATGCCTCACCACCGCTGTATCTCTCCGTGCGATTCCACGATTTTCCCGCGGCTCGCCAGAGCGACGCCCCTCAACCGTCCGAGCCGGATGCTTCTTTGGTTGTCTTTCATCAGCCGCAACATCCTATCAGCACCGAGTACAAAGAAGTTTGGGAAGCGATTGTCCAGCAGTGTCGGGGCAATGCCAGCCATCTACTACATTTTGTCGCGCCTGCGTCGGAAGCGGGAACTACAACCGTCATCTTGAACCTGGCCATTCAGGCGGCCCGCCAACGGGGGCGGATTGTCGTGGTGGATGCTCATGGGGAGCGGCCCGCTGTCGCCGCTCGCTTGGGTATGCCGTCCGCTCCTGGTTTGTCGGATGTGCTTGTGGGTCAGTGTCCTTTGACGCTGGCACTCCAGCCTACCGGGATCGAACGGTTGCACGTTCTCAGCGCAGGTGAGGCTTCACCAGTCCCACCCGAAGCAGTGGGCCGGTCTTTGCCGCTGGTACTGTCCCAATTGCGCCAGTGGTACGATTGGGTGCTCGTCGATGGAGGAGTGTGGGGCGAGAACCCTCAGCGCGACGCACTCTGTGCCGGAGCGGATTCTCTTTACGTCGTGGCGCGCGACGCCGATGTCTTTGGAGCTGCGGTTTCCGATCTGCGGGTCCAGGTGCGTCGACTGGGAGGGCAGGCCCGTGGGGCAATTGCCACTCGTTTAGCTTGA
- a CDS encoding efflux RND transporter permease subunit: MLNAVILFALRHRPLIVIAALVVLFYGGYLASTMSIDVFPELDRPRVTILTECPGLAAEEVETLVTFPIESAVIGASGVTDVRSQSAPGFSSVVVEFDWGVEQRYARQVVQERLATVTADLPADVRPYMAPPGALLGQIMLAGLRRQLGPQGGILAPIPNTPYVVEQLPPPPTPPPASSPAATATGVTSPRIAVWKPTERRDPSRWTTVPYEAAHWQPPDAEGNRHLWLLLDGKPHWVLFPSEQRQQMELRTLADWVVRPRLLKVPGVAQVLTVGGGRKQYHVLIDPYALHEFDLTLHDVETALQQNNVNTSGGLSTLRDVERSIRVLGRLGPHSEQVLADLRKIPLRPHPHRPVLLEQVARVTEAPQLPRGDASINGHPGILINIIKQPQADTRHVTAAIQDTLAQIEPSLPLDVIIDRNLYQQRDFIDRGVYNVGEALVIGAVLVLVVLFLFLLNVRTTFISLTAIPLSLAITAIIFRLVGQLTGTPLSINIMTLGGIAVAIGELVDDSVVDVENIFRRLRQNAHSSQPRSPLRVIYEASVEIRSTIVFGTLVVILVFLPLLALSGIEGRLFTPLAIAYITSILASLLVSLTLTPVLSYYLLSRAPVLHRERESLLVRVLKAIARILIRWSMRYTYLLLLATWLLVGYCAWRLTTLGGDFLPAFDEGTVQINVLLPSGSSLQASNQIAAVVDRLLRRYQVSPDNPHGEILTYARRTGRSELDEHADPPNESEFFVTINPDCGKSRSEILHLLRSAVTEEVAGVDVEVEQPLAHLISHLISGSTAQIAIKIYGDDLNVLERLAQEVRSAAATVPGVSSLVIERIGLVEEVHIKLKPEALAHYGLSREYVGHFLQTALRGSVVSQVIEGQRRFDLVLRFDEPYRTDVANLRHLHLELPNGDHLHLEQIADVTPPTGGDAGANQVKRDNLRRRLIVRCNAQGRDLVSVVRDIEQVVADRVQLPEGYFIEYGGQFASQQRATRTLSLLAALAALGIFLLLLMPLPSLRIVLQILNAVPTAFIGGVLALVVTGQTVSVASLVGFISLGGIAIRNSILLMNHYIHLMRHEGESFSEQMILRGTLERLTPVLMTAMTASFALLPLVIGGQQPGREILYPVATVILGGILTATFCQFLIHPGVFWRFCGRDAVRLAQSTSNDTTDLGSSSSAAPDKPSPLPHSPAS; the protein is encoded by the coding sequence ATGCTCAATGCCGTTATTCTCTTTGCGCTGCGCCACCGCCCGCTGATTGTCATCGCTGCACTGGTTGTTCTGTTCTATGGCGGCTACTTGGCGAGCACGATGTCGATCGATGTGTTCCCGGAGCTGGACCGTCCGCGGGTCACCATCTTGACCGAATGCCCTGGCCTGGCAGCGGAAGAGGTGGAAACGCTCGTGACCTTTCCGATCGAATCCGCCGTTATTGGGGCGAGTGGAGTGACCGACGTGCGTTCCCAGTCGGCACCGGGATTTTCCTCCGTGGTGGTGGAGTTCGATTGGGGTGTGGAACAGCGGTACGCCCGCCAAGTGGTCCAGGAGCGTCTGGCCACAGTGACGGCGGATTTGCCCGCGGATGTTCGCCCCTACATGGCGCCGCCGGGGGCATTGCTCGGCCAGATCATGCTGGCGGGTTTACGTCGGCAACTCGGCCCTCAAGGTGGCATCCTGGCCCCCATCCCGAATACTCCTTACGTTGTTGAGCAGCTTCCGCCTCCGCCAACTCCACCACCAGCTTCCTCACCCGCTGCCACGGCTACGGGCGTGACCTCCCCCCGCATTGCCGTCTGGAAACCAACCGAGCGCCGGGACCCCAGCCGTTGGACTACCGTCCCCTACGAGGCTGCCCACTGGCAACCGCCGGATGCAGAAGGGAATCGCCATCTTTGGCTCCTACTCGACGGCAAGCCCCATTGGGTCCTCTTCCCCAGCGAGCAGAGGCAGCAGATGGAGCTGCGCACCCTGGCCGACTGGGTGGTGCGCCCCCGGCTGCTCAAGGTTCCTGGAGTGGCTCAAGTGCTCACCGTCGGCGGTGGGCGTAAGCAGTATCACGTCCTGATCGACCCTTACGCCCTCCACGAATTCGACCTGACCCTGCACGATGTGGAAACTGCCTTGCAGCAGAACAACGTCAATACCAGCGGCGGGCTATCCACCTTGCGAGATGTGGAACGCTCCATCCGCGTATTGGGGCGCTTGGGACCGCACAGCGAGCAGGTCCTGGCTGACCTGCGGAAAATTCCCCTCCGCCCGCATCCACATCGTCCGGTTCTCCTGGAACAAGTCGCACGGGTGACCGAAGCCCCACAGCTTCCTCGCGGCGATGCCAGTATCAACGGCCATCCGGGCATCCTCATCAATATCATCAAGCAACCCCAGGCCGACACCCGTCATGTCACCGCCGCCATCCAGGATACCTTAGCCCAAATCGAACCGTCTCTCCCCCTAGATGTTATCATCGACCGCAATCTGTACCAGCAGCGGGACTTCATCGATCGAGGCGTCTACAACGTCGGGGAAGCTCTTGTCATCGGAGCCGTGCTCGTCCTGGTGGTTCTGTTCCTCTTTCTGCTCAACGTCCGCACCACGTTCATTTCGCTGACTGCTATTCCCTTGTCCCTAGCGATTACAGCAATCATCTTCCGGCTGGTCGGTCAGCTCACGGGCACGCCGCTCTCCATCAACATCATGACGTTGGGTGGCATCGCAGTGGCCATCGGTGAACTCGTGGACGACTCCGTAGTGGACGTGGAAAACATCTTTCGCCGGCTGCGGCAGAACGCCCACTCGTCGCAGCCTCGTTCTCCCCTGCGGGTCATCTACGAAGCCAGCGTCGAAATCCGCTCCACGATTGTCTTCGGCACCCTCGTGGTCATCCTGGTTTTCCTCCCCCTGCTCGCCTTGTCCGGGATCGAGGGTCGGCTATTCACTCCCTTGGCCATCGCCTACATCACTTCCATTCTCGCTTCCCTGCTGGTGTCCCTGACTCTGACGCCGGTGCTGTCGTATTACCTGCTGTCGCGCGCGCCGGTCCTCCATCGGGAAAGGGAGAGCCTGCTCGTGCGAGTTCTCAAGGCCATCGCCCGCATCCTCATCCGCTGGAGCATGCGTTACACTTACCTTCTGCTTTTGGCGACCTGGCTCCTGGTCGGCTACTGCGCCTGGCGGCTGACCACGCTCGGCGGTGACTTCCTCCCGGCCTTCGACGAAGGAACCGTCCAGATCAACGTCCTGCTCCCCTCCGGCAGTTCGCTCCAAGCCTCGAATCAGATCGCTGCCGTCGTGGATCGCCTCCTGCGCCGCTATCAGGTTTCTCCGGACAATCCCCACGGCGAGATTCTGACCTATGCCCGCCGGACAGGACGCTCCGAACTGGACGAGCATGCTGACCCGCCCAACGAGAGCGAATTCTTTGTCACCATTAACCCTGATTGCGGGAAAAGCCGCAGCGAAATCCTGCACCTGCTCCGCTCAGCGGTCACGGAGGAAGTCGCAGGGGTCGATGTCGAAGTCGAGCAACCCCTGGCCCACCTCATCAGCCACCTGATCTCCGGCAGCACCGCTCAGATCGCGATCAAGATTTACGGCGATGATCTGAATGTGCTGGAGCGTCTGGCTCAGGAAGTCCGCTCCGCCGCGGCGACGGTCCCCGGCGTCAGCTCCCTGGTCATCGAACGGATCGGACTGGTCGAGGAAGTCCACATCAAGCTCAAGCCCGAGGCCCTCGCCCATTACGGCTTGAGCCGGGAATATGTCGGGCACTTCTTGCAAACCGCCTTGCGGGGTTCGGTCGTGTCGCAAGTCATCGAAGGGCAGCGGCGCTTCGACTTGGTCCTCCGTTTTGACGAACCGTACCGCACGGATGTAGCCAATCTCCGCCATCTGCACCTGGAGTTGCCCAACGGCGACCACCTGCATCTGGAGCAGATCGCGGACGTCACCCCCCCCACCGGTGGCGATGCGGGCGCCAACCAAGTCAAGCGGGACAATCTGCGCCGCCGGCTGATTGTCCGTTGCAACGCGCAAGGGCGGGACTTGGTCAGTGTCGTGCGCGACATTGAACAGGTAGTTGCGGACCGCGTTCAACTGCCGGAGGGTTACTTCATCGAGTACGGCGGTCAGTTCGCCAGTCAGCAACGGGCCACTCGAACCTTGAGCCTCCTGGCCGCTCTGGCAGCACTGGGCATCTTTCTGCTCCTGCTCATGCCGTTGCCTTCCCTGCGGATCGTCCTGCAAATCCTCAATGCTGTCCCCACCGCCTTTATCGGCGGCGTCCTGGCCCTGGTTGTGACCGGCCAGACCGTCAGTGTCGCTAGCCTTGTCGGCTTCATATCGCTAGGAGGTATCGCCATTCGCAATAGCATCCTGCTGATGAACCACTACATCCATCTCATGCGGCACGAGGGGGAGAGCTTCAGCGAACAGATGATCCTGCGTGGCACGTTGGAACGCCTTACGCCGGTCCTCATGACGGCGATGACGGCCAGTTTTGCCCTCCTGCCTCTGGTCATCGGCGGGCAGCAACCGGGCCGCGAAATCCTCTATCCCGTCGCTACGGTCATCCTCGGCGGCATTCTCACAGCGACCTTCTGCCAGTTTCTCATTCATCCCGGTGTCTTCTGGCGCTTCTGCGGACGGGATGCGGTACGACTCGCCCAGTCCACCTCCAACGACACTACGGATCTTGGCTCTTCCTCCTCAGCGGCCCCCGACAAACCCTCACCGCTTCCGCACTCCCCCGCCTCCTGA
- a CDS encoding efflux RND transporter periplasmic adaptor subunit, giving the protein MRIGHWLIRGMVGLCLIGALVAAYQTQAYWWPYVFPAPPPPVEEANAGETEPAPADRIKLSPQAQQNLGLRSATLTPRPYWRTLLIPGVVVDRPGESDIGIHARVGGVITDIAIRPGETVRPGQLLFRIELVSEFLQATQIELAKTVKELALAQVERDRIARLVEGGSVAAAELVRQQSQVERLTHLVQSLRRQLQLYGLQPDQIERIEKGAVETTLLLTVPLRSDAPTAQTLYEVKELKVRLGDQVAAGAHLCTLSDHRWLFIEGWAFPSEAKALTEAAEKNWPVTADFVDEEPEDWPPLEPLTIHHLGNQLDPRNRTFPFYLSLPNQARSFERNGKTYLAWRFRPGQRVRLRVPVEKLTTNGPDGLTSLDPFVVPVEAVVREGPEAYVFVQAGDLFIRKPVRVLYEDWREAVLANDRSITQAELVVLNQAAALNRALKAAQTGGSDHDHDH; this is encoded by the coding sequence ATGCGCATCGGGCATTGGCTTATTCGCGGCATGGTGGGATTGTGCCTCATCGGCGCCCTGGTCGCTGCGTATCAGACACAGGCTTACTGGTGGCCGTACGTGTTTCCAGCACCGCCTCCTCCCGTTGAGGAAGCAAACGCGGGGGAAACCGAACCTGCCCCGGCCGATCGGATCAAACTCTCGCCGCAGGCTCAGCAGAATCTGGGGCTGCGTTCCGCGACTTTGACTCCGCGGCCCTATTGGCGAACGTTGTTGATCCCTGGGGTTGTGGTCGATCGACCAGGAGAATCAGACATAGGCATCCATGCCCGCGTGGGAGGAGTGATCACGGACATTGCCATTCGGCCTGGCGAGACGGTCCGTCCCGGCCAGCTTCTCTTCCGCATCGAGCTAGTCAGCGAGTTTCTCCAAGCCACCCAAATTGAACTGGCCAAAACAGTCAAGGAACTCGCTTTGGCGCAAGTGGAGCGGGACCGGATTGCGCGCTTGGTCGAAGGGGGTAGCGTCGCTGCGGCAGAACTCGTGCGGCAACAAAGTCAGGTAGAACGCCTGACGCACCTTGTTCAGTCGTTGCGCCGGCAGTTGCAGCTTTACGGCCTGCAACCGGATCAGATTGAACGGATTGAGAAAGGCGCGGTGGAAACCACGCTGCTCCTGACCGTCCCGCTGCGTTCCGATGCCCCCACAGCCCAGACCCTCTATGAGGTCAAGGAGCTCAAGGTCCGCCTGGGCGATCAGGTGGCCGCTGGCGCACATCTGTGCACCCTATCCGACCACCGCTGGCTCTTTATCGAAGGCTGGGCCTTTCCCAGCGAAGCCAAAGCCCTCACCGAAGCAGCGGAGAAAAACTGGCCCGTGACCGCCGACTTTGTGGATGAGGAACCGGAAGATTGGCCACCCCTTGAGCCGCTCACTATCCACCATTTAGGCAACCAATTGGATCCTCGCAACCGCACCTTTCCGTTCTATCTGTCATTGCCCAACCAGGCCCGGTCTTTTGAGCGCAATGGCAAAACCTATCTGGCCTGGCGCTTCCGCCCCGGACAGCGGGTCCGGCTGCGCGTGCCTGTGGAAAAGCTTACCACCAATGGCCCTGATGGCCTCACGAGCCTCGACCCCTTCGTGGTACCGGTGGAAGCTGTGGTACGGGAAGGACCGGAAGCCTACGTCTTCGTTCAGGCGGGCGATCTGTTCATCCGCAAACCTGTGCGCGTGTTGTACGAGGATTGGCGCGAGGCGGTCCTGGCCAACGACCGGAGCATCACGCAAGCGGAACTCGTGGTACTGAACCAGGCAGCGGCCCTGAATCGCGCCCTCAAAGCCGCTCAGACCGGCGGCTCGGACCATGACCATGATCACTGA
- a CDS encoding Gfo/Idh/MocA family protein, with the protein MARLTRRRFLQVGSTALVGPYVWRRHGYAAPSETVLHASFGAGGMAASDISALTASKHLQLVAVAEVDEARLGNLKQRFPHCTVYKDYRVLLDKEKNLDSVNVSTPDHMHAPIALRAMMRGLHVYCQKPLTHTIQEARWMRQLAAEKKLVTQMGIQIHSHPIHKQVVQMIHDGVIGKVKQVYSWSGKQWGDPQPRPKREDTPPPGFDWNLWLGVAAERPFIGNGYYHPGNWRKRLDFGTGTFGDMGCHILDPVFGALGVSHPTTVCSVLPGPNDYNWPLDVEVHYRFPGTQYTTDPVTLVWYNGNARPPQEVQKLLGKPLHDQGSIYVGEKGILYSPYIAPPQLLPAEAFRDYKLPEVKGDNHYLQYVEAIRGHGQTSTPFSYSGPLTEMVLLGCLATRFPKVELHWDSAALRFTNHEPANAFVHKTYRRGFEVPGL; encoded by the coding sequence ATGGCTCGTCTCACTCGCCGTCGTTTCCTGCAAGTTGGTAGTACGGCACTGGTTGGGCCTTATGTGTGGCGCCGGCACGGTTACGCCGCTCCCAGCGAGACGGTTCTGCATGCTAGCTTTGGCGCCGGGGGTATGGCTGCGTCGGACATCAGCGCCCTGACGGCTTCCAAACATCTGCAATTGGTGGCAGTTGCCGAAGTCGATGAAGCTCGTTTAGGCAATCTCAAACAGCGGTTCCCCCATTGCACCGTCTACAAGGATTACCGCGTCCTCTTGGACAAGGAGAAAAATCTCGATTCGGTCAATGTCTCCACTCCGGACCATATGCATGCCCCGATCGCCTTGCGGGCGATGATGCGCGGTTTGCACGTGTATTGCCAGAAACCGCTCACTCATACCATTCAGGAAGCCCGCTGGATGCGGCAATTGGCTGCTGAAAAGAAGCTCGTCACCCAGATGGGGATTCAGATTCACAGCCATCCTATTCACAAGCAAGTGGTCCAAATGATCCATGACGGCGTGATCGGGAAGGTGAAGCAGGTGTACTCCTGGAGCGGCAAGCAGTGGGGCGATCCGCAGCCGCGTCCCAAACGGGAGGACACCCCGCCGCCGGGGTTCGATTGGAACTTATGGCTGGGCGTGGCGGCGGAACGACCGTTCATTGGCAACGGCTACTATCACCCTGGCAATTGGCGCAAACGCCTCGACTTCGGCACGGGGACCTTCGGCGACATGGGATGCCATATCCTCGATCCGGTCTTTGGTGCTCTGGGAGTGAGCCATCCCACCACGGTGTGCTCGGTTCTTCCCGGCCCCAATGACTACAACTGGCCGCTGGATGTGGAAGTGCATTACCGCTTTCCCGGCACCCAGTACACCACCGATCCGGTGACCCTGGTGTGGTATAACGGCAATGCTCGACCGCCGCAGGAAGTCCAAAAACTCCTCGGCAAACCGCTTCACGACCAAGGCTCGATTTATGTCGGAGAGAAGGGGATTCTCTACTCGCCCTACATTGCTCCTCCGCAATTGCTCCCCGCCGAGGCATTCCGCGATTACAAACTTCCTGAAGTCAAAGGGGACAATCACTATCTCCAGTACGTCGAAGCGATCCGTGGCCACGGCCAAACTTCCACCCCTTTTTCCTACTCCGGTCCGCTGACAGAGATGGTTTTGCTGGGCTGCCTCGCGACGCGATTCCCGAAAGTCGAGTTGCACTGGGATAGCGCCGCCCTTCGATTCACGAACCATGAGCCGGCCAATGCCTTCGTTCATAAAACCTACCGGCGGGGTTTCGAGGTGCCGGGATTGTGA
- a CDS encoding outer membrane protein assembly factor BamB family protein, protein MTATWSWLVGWSIVLSGVGTPSDAREDSSPAGVAGNVWPGFRGDGRSVTVARNLPLEWSPQKNIAFRIRLPGYGQSSPVVWKGQVYVTAVEGEQKEKLHIVAVRLRDGRVVWHKEFSASQKGRNNPMMSRAASTPIADEQGVYCFFESGDLIALQHDGKLRWQRSLSQDYGAIKNNHELASSLAQDAQQLFILVDHSGPSYLVAIDKATGKTRWKADRPSRTSWTSPVVTQVDDTTVVVVASGDTVTVYDAATGKVLATLDNLVGLNIASPVAEGEWIVLGAGVNRLKPDAAASARSNCLLRLQHKNGQWSLSQVWPGKKAVSAFASPLIYDGHVYFLTREGMVHCLNARTGEPRYVERLEDEVWATPIAAGDRIYFFGKKGITIVLKSGAEFEKLAVNRLWTPEEYAARLAEARKEAEKKLPPPPPGKGPAGGPVVPPEEMQAVRYATVGDVVYAVAAVDGAFIVRTGTELIVIRQPTGTSSR, encoded by the coding sequence ATGACAGCAACCTGGAGCTGGCTCGTCGGCTGGAGCATCGTCCTCAGCGGTGTCGGCACGCCGTCTGACGCGCGTGAGGATTCATCCCCGGCTGGGGTGGCAGGAAATGTCTGGCCCGGTTTCCGCGGTGATGGCCGCAGCGTCACTGTGGCCCGGAACCTGCCGCTGGAGTGGTCCCCCCAAAAGAACATCGCCTTCCGCATCCGTCTGCCAGGTTACGGCCAGTCGTCGCCGGTCGTCTGGAAGGGACAGGTCTATGTCACCGCCGTCGAAGGAGAGCAGAAAGAAAAGCTGCACATTGTAGCTGTACGCCTGAGGGATGGTCGGGTGGTCTGGCACAAGGAATTTTCCGCCAGTCAGAAAGGGCGGAACAATCCGATGATGAGCCGGGCTGCGTCCACCCCCATCGCAGATGAACAAGGAGTCTACTGCTTCTTTGAAAGCGGGGACCTGATCGCCCTGCAACACGACGGCAAACTCCGCTGGCAGCGTTCCCTGAGCCAGGACTATGGAGCCATCAAGAACAATCATGAACTGGCCAGTTCCTTAGCCCAGGATGCCCAGCAACTGTTCATCCTGGTCGATCACTCCGGCCCCTCCTACCTGGTGGCTATCGACAAGGCCACCGGTAAGACACGCTGGAAAGCGGATCGCCCGTCGCGGACTTCGTGGACCTCACCTGTGGTGACCCAAGTCGATGACACTACCGTGGTGGTCGTTGCTTCTGGAGACACCGTCACCGTGTATGACGCCGCCACGGGTAAAGTCTTGGCCACTCTGGACAATCTGGTCGGGCTAAACATCGCCTCCCCAGTGGCCGAGGGGGAGTGGATTGTGTTGGGAGCGGGGGTCAACCGCCTCAAGCCCGATGCCGCCGCCTCCGCTCGTTCCAACTGCCTGCTGCGTTTGCAACACAAAAATGGACAATGGAGCTTGTCTCAGGTCTGGCCGGGGAAGAAGGCGGTGAGTGCCTTTGCGAGCCCCCTAATCTACGATGGGCACGTGTACTTCCTTACTCGCGAGGGAATGGTGCACTGCCTGAATGCCCGCACCGGTGAGCCACGTTACGTTGAACGCTTGGAAGATGAGGTCTGGGCAACACCCATTGCCGCGGGAGACCGCATCTACTTCTTCGGCAAGAAGGGGATCACGATCGTCCTCAAGAGTGGAGCAGAATTTGAGAAACTGGCTGTCAACCGTCTTTGGACACCCGAGGAATACGCCGCCCGGTTGGCTGAAGCCCGAAAAGAGGCGGAGAAGAAGTTGCCACCCCCGCCGCCGGGAAAGGGACCGGCTGGAGGGCCGGTTGTTCCGCCGGAAGAGATGCAGGCCGTCCGCTACGCCACGGTTGGAGATGTGGTCTACGCTGTTGCCGCGGTGGATGGCGCCTTCATCGTCCGCACAGGCACCGAACTGATCGTCATCCGCCAGCCGACGGGGACTTCTTCGCGATGA
- a CDS encoding DUF1559 domain-containing protein, whose product MKIIRPMSRAAFTLIELLVVIAIIAILIGLLLPAVQKVREAAARLSSQNNLKQLGLAMHNHHDALQVLPAAEGPVSGSINYGFSAHAQILPYVEQENLQRLIDLRQPLYLGSGPWRTLNPVHAAAAQTVVKLFLCPADGQDPLFRNYFAATLAGTNYVINVGSGVGPYVSHSAPTDGVFWRGSRVKLTDITDGTSNTLLLSQTILGAGYDVTGPRPTGPARHSANRSAGRRPDPTLGLNPPLTESECVSATQWRGARGGGWIQPDLAATCFNAYLPPNSAIPDCLGHGAGWYTARSFFAGGVNCCFADGSVRFIRNDIPVAVWRAMATRAGGEVLPGND is encoded by the coding sequence ATGAAGATTATCCGGCCAATGTCGCGGGCGGCGTTCACCCTCATCGAGTTGCTCGTAGTGATTGCGATTATCGCCATCTTGATCGGCCTGCTGCTCCCCGCGGTGCAAAAGGTCCGTGAAGCCGCGGCACGCTTGTCGAGTCAAAACAATCTCAAGCAACTGGGACTCGCGATGCACAATCATCATGATGCCTTGCAAGTACTGCCGGCGGCGGAAGGCCCGGTCAGCGGCTCTATCAACTACGGCTTCTCAGCCCACGCCCAGATTCTGCCGTATGTGGAGCAGGAAAACTTGCAGCGCTTGATCGACTTGAGGCAGCCGCTCTACCTCGGCAGCGGGCCGTGGCGGACACTCAATCCCGTCCATGCTGCCGCGGCTCAAACGGTGGTCAAGCTGTTCCTCTGCCCGGCGGATGGCCAGGACCCTCTTTTCCGCAACTATTTCGCGGCGACCCTGGCCGGCACGAATTACGTGATCAACGTGGGGAGCGGCGTGGGTCCGTATGTCTCGCATTCTGCGCCGACCGATGGCGTTTTCTGGCGTGGTTCTCGTGTCAAGTTGACTGACATTACCGATGGCACTTCCAACACGCTGCTTTTGTCGCAAACCATCCTGGGCGCCGGTTACGATGTCACAGGACCGCGGCCTACCGGCCCGGCCCGCCACTCGGCCAACCGCTCCGCAGGACGCAGACCTGACCCAACCCTGGGTTTGAACCCTCCGCTTACGGAAAGTGAATGTGTGAGTGCCACCCAATGGCGTGGGGCGCGCGGCGGAGGTTGGATCCAACCCGACCTGGCAGCTACCTGTTTCAACGCCTACCTGCCGCCGAACAGTGCAATTCCGGACTGTCTAGGGCATGGCGCCGGTTGGTACACCGCCCGCAGCTTCTTCGCAGGAGGTGTCAACTGCTGTTTTGCCGACGGCAGCGTGCGCTTCATTCGGAACGACATCCCGGTAGCCGTCTGGCGAGCCATGGCGACTCGCGCAGGAGGGGAGGTTCTTCCGGGAAATGATTGA